One Pectobacterium colocasium DNA segment encodes these proteins:
- a CDS encoding DUF1289 domain-containing protein — MPEQLELFVVPNPCRGICQVDEGGYCRGCFRSRNERFSWSQMSDAQKQDVLRLCRQRMKRSQRAEKTDTPAESRQPSLF; from the coding sequence GTGCCAGAGCAACTAGAACTCTTTGTGGTCCCTAATCCATGCCGTGGTATTTGTCAGGTGGATGAAGGCGGGTATTGTCGCGGTTGCTTTCGCAGTCGTAATGAACGCTTTAGTTGGAGCCAAATGAGTGATGCGCAGAAACAGGATGTGCTGCGTTTGTGTCGGCAGAGAATGAAACGCTCACAGCGTGCAGAGAAAACCGATACGCCAGCAGAATCCCGTCAGCCATCGTTGTTTTAA
- the tyrS gene encoding tyrosine--tRNA ligase, whose protein sequence is MASSNLIKQLQERGLIAQVTDEGALAERLAQGPIALYCGFDPTADSLHLGHLVPLLCLKRFQLAGHKPVALVGGATGLIGDPSFKATERKLNTADTVGEWVEKIRRQVSPFLDFDCGKNSAIAANNYDWFGSMNVLDFLRDIGKHFSVNQMINKEAVKQRLNRDDVGISFTEFSYNLLQGYDFASLNKQHDVELQIGGSDQWGNITSGIDLTRRMNQKQVYGLTVPLITKSDGTKFGKTEGGAIWLDASKTSPYKFYQFWINTADADVYRFLKFFTFMSLEDIDALEEEDKNSGKAPRAQYVLAEEVTRMVHGEAGLEAARRITQSLFSGALQEMTQDDFAQLAQDGMPIIELENGADLQQALVSAELVPSRGQARTMISSNAVTINGEKQADPEYTFSAADRLFDRYTLLRRGKKHYCLICWKA, encoded by the coding sequence ATGGCGAGTAGTAACCTGATTAAACAATTGCAAGAGCGGGGCTTGATTGCCCAGGTGACGGATGAGGGTGCGTTAGCAGAGCGGCTGGCGCAAGGGCCAATCGCACTGTATTGCGGCTTCGATCCCACCGCTGACAGCTTGCATTTGGGGCATCTGGTGCCGCTGCTCTGCCTGAAACGCTTCCAGTTGGCTGGGCACAAACCGGTGGCACTGGTAGGCGGCGCCACGGGGCTGATCGGTGACCCCAGCTTTAAAGCCACGGAGCGCAAGCTGAACACGGCTGACACCGTGGGGGAATGGGTAGAGAAAATTCGTCGTCAGGTGTCTCCATTCCTGGATTTTGACTGTGGCAAAAACAGCGCAATTGCGGCTAATAACTACGATTGGTTCGGCAGTATGAACGTGCTGGATTTCCTGCGTGACATCGGCAAACATTTCTCCGTTAATCAGATGATTAACAAAGAAGCCGTCAAACAGCGTTTAAACCGTGATGACGTTGGTATTTCGTTCACCGAATTTTCTTACAACCTGCTTCAGGGATATGACTTTGCCTCGCTGAACAAACAGCATGACGTCGAACTGCAAATTGGGGGTTCTGACCAGTGGGGCAACATCACCTCCGGTATCGATTTGACGCGCCGTATGAACCAAAAACAGGTTTACGGTTTGACTGTGCCGTTGATCACCAAATCTGATGGGACGAAATTCGGTAAAACGGAAGGCGGCGCGATCTGGCTTGATGCCAGCAAAACCAGCCCTTACAAATTCTACCAGTTCTGGATCAACACGGCGGATGCCGATGTGTACCGCTTCCTGAAATTCTTCACGTTCATGAGCCTTGAAGACATCGACGCGCTGGAAGAAGAAGATAAAAATAGCGGTAAGGCTCCGCGTGCGCAGTACGTGTTGGCGGAAGAAGTGACCCGTATGGTGCATGGCGAAGCGGGTCTGGAAGCCGCTCGCCGTATTACACAAAGCCTGTTCTCTGGCGCATTGCAGGAGATGACGCAGGACGATTTTGCCCAACTGGCGCAGGATGGTATGCCGATTATCGAACTGGAAAACGGCGCGGATTTGCAACAGGCGCTGGTGAGTGCGGAGCTGGTGCCGTCACGCGGTCAGGCTCGTACGATGATCTCTTCGAATGCGGTAACCATTAATGGCGAAAAGCAGGCCGATCCTGAATACACCTTCAGTGCTGCTGACCGTTTGTTCGATCGCTACACCTTGTTGCGTCGCGGCAAAAAGCACTACTGCCTGATCTGTTGGAAAGCATAA
- the gloA gene encoding lactoylglutathione lyase, with product MRLLHTMLRVGDLQRSIDFYTQVLGMRVLRTSENTEYKYTLAFVGYTEESEGTVIELTYNWGVDSYDLGNAYGHIALGVDDVAATCERIRKAGGNVTREAGPVKGGTTVIAFIEDPDGYKIELIENAHAGNGIGH from the coding sequence ATGCGTTTACTTCACACCATGCTGCGTGTTGGCGATTTACAACGTTCTATCGATTTCTATACTCAGGTTCTGGGCATGCGCGTGCTGCGCACCAGCGAGAATACCGAATACAAATACACGCTGGCTTTCGTCGGTTATACCGAAGAGAGCGAAGGTACAGTTATCGAACTGACCTACAACTGGGGCGTCGACAGTTATGATCTAGGCAACGCCTATGGTCATATCGCACTGGGCGTTGACGATGTTGCCGCAACCTGTGAGCGTATCCGCAAAGCAGGCGGCAATGTCACGCGCGAAGCTGGTCCGGTCAAAGGCGGCACAACCGTCATCGCGTTCATTGAAGATCCAGACGGCTATAAAATTGAATTGATCGAAAATGCCCACGCGGGTAACGGCATCGGCCACTGA
- a CDS encoding glycine zipper 2TM domain-containing protein — protein sequence MMKRLLVVTLAGITLAGCANTSTLSGDVYSASEAKQVQTVTYGTIVSTRPVQIQAGEDSNVIGALGGAVLGGFLGNTVGGGSGRSLATAAGAVAGGVAGQSATSALNRTQGVELEIRRDDGSTIMVVQKQGDTKFSVGQRVAMASNGRSITVSPR from the coding sequence ATGATGAAGCGTTTACTTGTGGTTACCCTTGCAGGTATCACGCTGGCTGGTTGTGCTAATACCAGTACACTTTCAGGTGATGTTTACAGTGCATCCGAAGCTAAGCAGGTACAGACTGTGACCTACGGTACGATTGTTTCTACGCGCCCGGTTCAGATTCAGGCGGGGGAAGATTCTAACGTGATCGGTGCGCTGGGCGGTGCCGTACTGGGTGGTTTCCTGGGCAACACGGTCGGCGGCGGTTCCGGTCGTAGTCTGGCGACAGCAGCGGGTGCGGTAGCAGGTGGAGTTGCGGGTCAAAGCGCAACAAGTGCACTGAACCGTACACAGGGCGTAGAGCTGGAAATTCGTCGTGATGACGGAAGTACTATCATGGTAGTACAGAAACAAGGCGATACGAAATTCAGCGTAGGTCAACGCGTTGCTATGGCCAGCAATGGCCGCAGCATCACCGTTTCTCCACGCTGA
- a CDS encoding MliC family protein yields MKRLLTGTALILLSGCSYFGHKQTVETLHYQCGTMPLTVTLQQGGETPSQVSFLLDGERLALPQVVSASGVRYSNDIYTFWSKGDRAFIQRGERVIVDDCVLAPM; encoded by the coding sequence ATGAAACGATTGCTGACGGGGACAGCGCTGATTCTGCTGAGCGGATGCAGCTATTTCGGTCATAAACAAACGGTGGAAACGCTGCATTATCAATGTGGTACCATGCCGCTAACGGTGACGCTACAGCAGGGCGGCGAAACGCCTTCGCAGGTGAGTTTCCTGCTGGACGGCGAACGTCTGGCTCTCCCTCAGGTGGTGTCCGCTTCTGGCGTCCGATACAGCAATGATATCTACACATTTTGGAGCAAAGGCGATCGCGCATTTATCCAACGTGGTGAACGGGTTATCGTAGACGACTGCGTGTTGGCACCGATGTAA
- the anmK gene encoding anhydro-N-acetylmuramic acid kinase, protein MRSGRYIGVMSGTSLDGVDVVLAAIDEHTVAQQASYCHPIPQDIKMAILGMCQGQAVTLSALGKLDTRLGILFAEAVLALLKETELGAQDITAIGCHGQTVWHEPTGDAPCTLQIGDNNRVAALTGITTVGDFRRRDLAYGGQGAPLVPSFHHALLLHPVERRIVLNVGGIANLSLLVPGAPVRGYDTGPGNMLLDAWIWRHCAQPYDKDAAWAISGQVNPLLLRRMLTDPYFALPAPKSTGREYFNLSWLERMLAGLPPMASQDVQATLVELTAMSIAEQVLLVGGCERLLVCGGGARNPLIMSRLSALLPGIEVSTTDECGVSGDDMEALAFAWLASRTLSGLSGNLPSVTGASQETVLGAIYPVNAD, encoded by the coding sequence ATGAGATCAGGCAGATATATTGGCGTAATGTCCGGCACCAGCCTGGATGGTGTGGACGTTGTGCTCGCCGCGATTGACGAGCATACGGTTGCTCAGCAGGCCAGCTACTGTCACCCGATACCGCAGGACATCAAAATGGCCATCCTGGGGATGTGTCAGGGGCAGGCGGTAACGCTGTCGGCACTGGGAAAGTTGGATACGCGTCTGGGTATCTTGTTTGCCGAAGCTGTACTGGCGCTGCTTAAAGAGACGGAATTGGGGGCTCAGGATATTACGGCGATTGGCTGCCACGGGCAGACGGTCTGGCACGAGCCTACGGGCGACGCGCCCTGCACGTTGCAGATCGGTGATAATAATCGTGTCGCCGCATTGACGGGTATTACGACCGTGGGGGATTTTCGCCGTCGGGATTTGGCTTATGGCGGGCAAGGCGCACCGCTGGTTCCCTCGTTCCACCATGCGCTGCTGCTACATCCTGTCGAACGGCGTATCGTGCTCAACGTTGGGGGAATCGCCAATCTGTCGCTGTTGGTTCCGGGTGCGCCAGTACGTGGTTACGACACTGGCCCCGGCAACATGTTGCTGGATGCCTGGATCTGGCGGCACTGCGCACAACCGTACGATAAAGACGCCGCGTGGGCGATAAGCGGGCAGGTTAACCCGCTATTGCTTCGTCGGATGTTAACCGATCCTTATTTTGCGTTACCGGCGCCAAAAAGCACCGGACGTGAGTATTTCAACCTGAGCTGGCTGGAAAGAATGCTGGCTGGGCTGCCGCCGATGGCATCACAGGATGTTCAGGCAACACTGGTTGAGTTAACCGCGATGAGCATCGCTGAACAGGTGCTGCTGGTCGGTGGATGCGAACGTTTACTGGTTTGTGGTGGCGGGGCGCGCAATCCGCTCATCATGTCGCGTCTCTCGGCGCTGCTGCCGGGCATCGAAGTTAGCACGACGGATGAATGTGGCGTAAGCGGCGATGACATGGAAGCGCTGGCATTTGCCTGGCTGGCTTCACGCACGTTGTCGGGACTGTCGGGCAATCTGCCGTCTGTTACGGGAGCGAGTCAGGAAACGGTGTTAGGCGCGATTTATCCGGTCAACGCGGATTAA
- the rnt gene encoding ribonuclease T → MADKSDLNALSGRFRGFYPVVIDVETAGFNAKTDALLEVAAVTLKMDQDGWLQPDETLHFHVEPFEGAILEPAALAFNGIDPTNPLRGAVSEYDALHEIFKVVRKGIKEQNCNRAIIVAHNATFDHSFMMAAAERCSLKRNPFHPFATFDTAALSGLVLGQTVLAKACIAAGIAFDSSQAHSALYDTNQTALLFCELVNRWKRLGGWPIAQEEHSLEDASAED, encoded by the coding sequence ATGGCTGATAAAAGTGATCTGAACGCCCTGAGCGGCCGTTTTCGTGGGTTCTACCCGGTAGTGATTGATGTTGAAACCGCCGGATTTAATGCGAAAACCGATGCCTTGCTGGAAGTGGCGGCGGTAACATTAAAAATGGATCAAGACGGTTGGTTGCAGCCAGATGAAACGCTACATTTTCATGTTGAACCATTCGAAGGCGCGATCCTTGAACCCGCCGCGCTGGCGTTTAACGGCATTGACCCTACCAATCCGCTACGCGGCGCCGTGAGCGAATATGATGCGCTGCACGAAATTTTCAAAGTCGTGCGCAAAGGGATCAAGGAGCAAAACTGCAACCGTGCCATTATCGTGGCGCATAATGCTACATTCGACCACAGTTTCATGATGGCGGCAGCGGAGCGCTGTAGCCTGAAACGCAACCCATTTCACCCTTTCGCCACCTTTGATACCGCGGCCCTCAGCGGGCTGGTGTTAGGACAAACCGTCCTTGCCAAGGCCTGTATTGCTGCGGGTATTGCGTTTGACTCCAGTCAGGCACACTCCGCGCTGTATGATACCAATCAGACAGCCTTGCTGTTCTGTGAGTTGGTTAACCGCTGGAAACGTCTGGGTGGGTGGCCGATTGCGCAGGAAGAACATTCGCTGGAAGACGCGTCAGCCGAAGACTAA
- the slyA gene encoding transcriptional regulator SlyA has product MELPLGSDLARLVRVWRALVDHRLKPLELTQTHWVTLHNIYHLPPGQSQIQLAKAIGIEQPSLVRTLDQLEEKGLITRHVCAHDRRAKRIMLTESAEPIIQAVNGVISHTRNEVLFGITPEQVDELALLVARLEKNILALHENQA; this is encoded by the coding sequence ATGGAATTGCCATTAGGATCTGATTTAGCCCGTCTGGTGCGCGTATGGCGTGCGCTAGTCGATCATCGGTTAAAACCACTTGAACTAACCCAAACACACTGGGTTACGCTGCATAACATATACCATTTACCCCCTGGTCAATCGCAGATTCAACTGGCCAAAGCGATAGGTATTGAGCAACCTTCATTGGTTCGAACACTGGATCAGCTGGAGGAGAAAGGGTTAATCACTCGCCATGTTTGTGCACACGATCGTCGGGCAAAACGTATTATGCTGACTGAATCGGCAGAGCCGATCATACAGGCAGTCAATGGCGTAATTAGCCATACACGTAATGAAGTATTATTTGGAATTACGCCGGAGCAGGTTGATGAATTAGCGCTGCTGGTTGCGCGCCTTGAGAAAAATATATTGGCATTACATGAGAATCAAGCGTAG
- the pdxH gene encoding pyridoxamine 5'-phosphate oxidase, translating to MTQERSPSDSTPLQPADIADIRREYTRGGLRRSDLPANPLDLFERWLKQACDAKLADPTAMSVATVDEHGQPYQRIVLLKHYDEKGMVFYTNMGSRKAHHLENNPRISLLFPWHMLERQVIVLGRVEKLPALEVLKYFHSRPKDSQIGAWVSKQSSRISARGVLESKFLELKQKFQNGEVPLPSFWGGFRVVIDSVEFWQGGEHRLHDRFFYQRQEEGWQIDRLAP from the coding sequence ATGACTCAGGAACGCTCCCCCTCTGATAGTACTCCTCTTCAACCCGCCGATATCGCCGACATCCGCCGTGAATACACGCGTGGTGGGCTTCGTCGTAGCGATCTTCCGGCTAACCCGTTGGATTTGTTTGAACGCTGGTTGAAGCAGGCCTGCGACGCGAAACTGGCCGATCCTACCGCGATGTCCGTCGCGACCGTCGATGAGCATGGGCAACCTTACCAACGTATCGTTCTGTTGAAACACTATGATGAGAAAGGCATGGTGTTTTATACCAATATGGGCAGCCGCAAAGCCCATCACCTGGAAAACAACCCACGTATTAGCCTGCTGTTCCCTTGGCATATGCTGGAACGACAGGTAATCGTGCTGGGGCGCGTGGAGAAACTACCGGCGCTGGAGGTGCTGAAATATTTCCACAGCCGCCCGAAAGACAGCCAGATTGGTGCGTGGGTATCTAAGCAGTCCAGCCGGATTTCAGCGCGCGGCGTGCTAGAGAGTAAATTTTTGGAATTGAAGCAAAAATTCCAGAATGGCGAGGTGCCTTTGCCGAGCTTCTGGGGAGGCTTCCGCGTCGTTATCGATTCTGTGGAGTTTTGGCAGGGCGGTGAGCACCGCTTGCACGATCGATTTTTCTATCAGCGGCAGGAAGAAGGCTGGCAGATTGATCGTTTAGCGCCTTAA
- the pdxY gene encoding pyridoxal kinase PdxY, which translates to MKNILSIQSHVVFGHAGNSAAEFPMRRMGANVWPLNTVQFSNHTQYGHWTGCVMPASHLTDVVQGIANIDKLKTCNAVLSGYIGSAEQGEHILGIVRQVKAANPDALYFCDPVMGTPEKGCIVAPGVSGFHCQQSLLAADIIAPNLPELELLGGRTVHNVAEAVETARALCEKGPKIVLVKHLSRAAAREDSFEMLLVTPTDAWHISRPLVEFERQPVGVGDLTSGLLLVNLLKGVALDKALEHTTAAVYEVMLVTKEMNEYELQLVAAQDGIANPRHHFQAIRLS; encoded by the coding sequence ATGAAAAATATACTTTCCATCCAATCCCATGTCGTTTTTGGTCATGCTGGTAACAGCGCGGCAGAGTTTCCCATGCGTCGGATGGGCGCAAACGTTTGGCCGTTGAATACGGTGCAATTCTCGAACCATACCCAATACGGCCACTGGACGGGGTGTGTAATGCCTGCGAGTCACCTGACCGACGTGGTGCAGGGGATTGCGAATATCGACAAGCTGAAAACCTGTAATGCCGTGCTGAGTGGTTATATCGGGTCGGCGGAGCAAGGGGAACATATCCTTGGGATTGTCCGTCAGGTAAAAGCCGCCAATCCTGATGCGCTATATTTCTGCGATCCGGTGATGGGAACGCCAGAGAAAGGCTGCATTGTCGCGCCCGGCGTATCTGGGTTTCACTGTCAGCAGTCGTTGCTTGCGGCCGATATTATCGCGCCGAATCTGCCTGAACTGGAACTGCTCGGTGGCCGCACCGTACATAACGTGGCAGAGGCCGTGGAAACCGCGCGCGCGCTGTGTGAAAAAGGACCAAAAATCGTTCTGGTCAAACACCTTAGCCGAGCGGCTGCGCGTGAAGACAGCTTCGAGATGCTGCTGGTCACGCCGACGGATGCCTGGCACATCAGCCGTCCCCTGGTGGAATTTGAACGCCAGCCCGTCGGCGTGGGCGATTTAACCAGTGGCTTGCTGCTGGTGAACTTGCTGAAAGGAGTGGCCTTGGATAAGGCGCTGGAGCACACGACGGCGGCTGTCTATGAAGTCATGCTGGTGACGAAAGAGATGAATGAATATGAGCTGCAACTGGTCGCTGCTCAGGATGGGATTGCCAATCCGCGTCATCATTTTCAGGCGA
- a CDS encoding Grx4 family monothiol glutaredoxin, with product MTTPTIEKIQRQIAENPILLYMKGSPKLPSCGFSAQTVQALSACGERFAYVDILQNPDIRAELPKYANWPTFPQLWVDGELIGGCDIVVEMFQRGELQPLIKETADKYKAQQADQE from the coding sequence ATGACGACACCGACAATTGAAAAAATTCAGCGCCAAATTGCTGAAAACCCGATTCTGCTGTACATGAAAGGCTCCCCGAAATTGCCAAGTTGCGGTTTTTCCGCACAGACAGTTCAGGCGTTGTCTGCATGTGGCGAGCGTTTTGCGTATGTTGATATTTTACAGAACCCGGATATTCGCGCTGAGCTGCCGAAATACGCGAACTGGCCGACATTCCCACAGCTGTGGGTTGACGGCGAGCTGATTGGCGGTTGTGATATCGTGGTTGAAATGTTCCAGCGTGGTGAACTGCAACCGCTGATCAAAGAAACGGCCGACAAGTACAAAGCACAGCAGGCCGATCAAGAGTAA